Part of the Scyliorhinus torazame isolate Kashiwa2021f chromosome 8, sScyTor2.1, whole genome shotgun sequence genome, cgaatagatgacgcggccggcgccgcataacgggcgtcatccgcgcatgagtgggttggccagcgccaacccgcgcatgcgttgttgtcgtcctctctaaatccgccccgcaagaagatggggaacggatcttgcggggccgcggaaggaagaaggtcctccttcagagaggacagcccgacgatcggtgggcaccgatcgcgggccaccccacattccaggtgaagcccggtgcaggatcccccgtcgcccccccccacaggccgcccccccagcgttcacgcactgcccacgactgcagcgaccaggtgtggacggcgccggggggaacccgccgttttggcctggccgctcggcccatccaggcctcagaatagcaggggtgccggagaatccccattttgggtgtctccggcgattctctggcctgcgacccgcgaaactcgaccgggccgttcccgccacttgggagaatcgcgggagggcgtcggaccggcgtccccggaaattttggcggcccaggcgattctcccaaccggcgtgggagtggagaatcacgcccaggatctctagtctctgacctgctcttgtagccacattatttatatggctagtccagttcagtttctggtcaatggtaacccccaggatgttgctagtgggggattcagcgatggtaatgctgtaATGAATGTCAAGAGACAATAGTTAGATTCTCTTgcttgagatggtcattgcctggcatttgtgtggcgtgatTGTTGcttgcctggatattgtccaggtcttgctgcatttggacaaggactgcttcaggATCTGAGGAGTCACGTGtgttgctgaacattatgcagtcacagCGCACGTCTGCATTTCCGACCTTATGATGAAAGAAACATCATTGAtaaagcatctgaagatggttggacttAGGACACTTCTGTTAtgagcgaggtgttttcagaaccccaaaatgtatcatggagttcaaccaacctctccctttaatgtaattgttgcttttcctagcacacggctttttccctaggaatgggattacaattatggacacgtgggtttttaaacacaaaacactgtttattccatgaactcaacttaacatcttaaataaacattggatctcttaacaccccttacttcaaagataactcagaaaacagtaaataattccttaaaatgttccttcaaacttccaagagacttaacacctttaaacaaaatcacatcaggttaaaggctttactttaaatcagccAAATGATCCAGagctggtcttttatggcagacatcacagcaaatccagatcactgcaaaacacagacactcacaagctcttttcaaactaactgcagctctttggaaacacacagacacacaccagctctttttcaaaactgaaactaaaaacctgcaaaaaccaaactgcaaaatggttgaACTGAGCGGAGCTCCACCCACCCTAtgtcatcactgttttcttaaaggtacattgcttaaacatccagttcttaaaggcactctcacatgacacctcccccccaaaaaaaaaacccatcaacttcaagatagtttcatttttcacgtttgcaccatcaattaagaaatgcacacagtaaatatacattttcattttttcaaaaaaaaaacaacatatgcaaacaggtataataatatagtccatttttctttgttcttcttcctccaaccgaaatccttctcgattgacagtctctttgaacaaagtctctgcacgatccatccattcctcgactcctcggcatttctcttcggaatcagataatttagttcaatctgaccagagtcccttgcaattctccaatacaggaacattggtgatcacagctttcaggcagtcaaatgcctgttgaaagtccgctgtccattgaaagttTTTACGTTTCttaagcaattccatcagtggagtaatcacgccacaaaacttttgcacaactgttcgatcaaagccattcatgctaagaaatcacattatttcccttcgtcttgagggtatcggaaactcctcaaggaaagtgattcgggcttctccaaattcatttttggctaggttcatcaccaaacccgcctcctgaagttgatcaaagaactccatacgatgtttaaaatgttctttccatgtctggaagttggaaataaaagcagattgtcccactttctcaatgcaatccttcaaacgtgggacagggtaagagtccgttcttgtaactgcattaacctttcgatagtccacacacaaccgttgggtaccgtctggtttaggtactatcactatgggtgagctccattggctgcaacccacttcaattatgccatttttaagcatactctcaatctctctgttaacctgtgccaattttaacgggttaagtctatatgcATGTTGTTtggtaggaacagcatttcccacatctacatcatgtatagccattttagtacttcccaatttatctctacaaacttgcccatgtgatatcaataattctttcaggtcagtttgtatttcctctggaaggtaacttaacaattcatcccaatttttaagaacatcgtcattttccaatttaatttgaggtatgtcaaattcacagtcatctggatttggttcatcactttgagttagaatcattaaagcctcctttttctctccttccctttcaaagtagcttttaagcatattcacatgacacactcggtgagtcttccttctatcaggtgaattatgtggtaaaaacaccacacttaatttcctttcaatctgatatggtccacaaaacctagctttcaaaggcttccctaccactggtaacacttagtggttccattcttatctatccaatCATATCAAGAGAATcatttgcaatggcttctcttcccacatTTGACTCTAAatgccccaaggatctatcctttatCCCATTTGTTATCTACATGCTACATCTCAGTGATATCATCTGGAAATGCTACAGAAGTTTTCACAAGTGCTGATGACGTCCAGTTCTCTCACCACTATCTCTCATTTGTCAGACTGAGCATAAGAACCGCAGAAGACTACTTGTCCAACTCCAGTTCTGAATGAACAGAAATGTCCTTCAATTAAATGTCGAGAAGACCAAAGCCTGTGGCACGATTCAACTATTTGGGAACGAAGTCCCATAGTGGGCATGACTCACGTTGTATAAagtggcctcagtggggaacgtgcaGCCAAGGTCTCACATAAACTGTACACTATACACCACTCACCAGAACTccccagtgcagcgagagatcaggatccatttttaaatggcggcctGAAGTGACCCCAACTTGGCAGCCTGCAGTGCCTATGCCAGCTCTCAATACcacctgggcatccaggtggcagtgccagaatgccaggctagcagtgccaaggtgcctagtgACACCAGCACTGCCgagcatcaccctgcccaaagggcatacagcTGGGGTTCTCCGATCTTCTGGgagaccccacgagtgccattccatctggtcctcatttgtgAGACAAGTACCAAACAGAGCTTGCCCGAGGtttctgaggcaaaggggataaatcccagtctcgggtaccttgggaatctgcacattagagtgagactagctgtctcgttctaatatgcagatttgccaaattgatcctgcccacaatatacgggatttacatcacaacatttTACGCGAGATTGTGGATCccacgagctgggtagatcccggaaagCTGCGGCGCAGTGTGGCCATTAGATCGCACCCATCATCTTTGGTCACTacaaggggcggcatggtagcacagtggatagcactgttgcttcacagcaccagggtccaaggttcgattccctcgtgggtcactctctgtgcagtctgcacattctccctgtgtctgcgtgggtttcctcccacaagtcccgaaagacatgcttgttacgtgaattggacattctgaattctccctctgtgtacccgaacaggggatgttcacagtaacttcattgcggtgttaatgtaagcctacttgtgacaataataaagattattattccttaGTCACGGACTCTATTGCTCTCGCTAGAAACTAAGTGTTCACAACCTTGCGGTTATAATCGATCCTAAGATGAGATTCTGGTCACATACCGATGCCGTCACCAAGATCTTCTAATTCCACCTCTGTGACGTTCATCAACTCTGCCTtcatctcagctcatctgctgctgaaatctcAACTGTTTATTTTTTACctgtagacttgactattccaagacACCCCTGGTAGGTTACCCAAGTTCTACCTTCTGCAAATTTGGGataatccaaaactctgctgtccatgtccTAAACTGCATTAAGTCTTGTTCACCCATAACCTTTGTGTTTGCTGATCTATACTGTCCTTTGATTAAGCAAAGTCTCAATTTTAAATTTTTCATCCTGTTTTTAAAATTCTTCTTACCCGTCCATATCTCTGTAATTGCCTGCACCCTCCAGTATATCTGCATTCCTGACTCCTGAACATTTGTAATTATTCCAGCAGCACCATGCATTCATTTCCCAGGATTCTGAACTCTAGAATTCCTTTCATAAACCTCTTTTTCctactttaagacactccttaaaaacaATATcttaccaagcttttggtcacggcACAAGTTTCTTAGGTAGCTCATTTATTTTGACCATGCTTCCGTGAAGCACCGAGGgttgttttactacattaaagtgAAATACAGATGCATTGTACAACACTACATTGTAAACTCCCCATAATTAACACAAGTTGCACCTAGCATACTTATCAAGCTGAACAGTTGCTTCAAACCTAAATCATGATATTATAAATACAGTCTGAATGTGGGTTAGCTGATACATCGGCATTCTTTTGTACCACAGCTGTAAGCAATAACAGTTGTTGGTGGTACTAAACTGgagcattgctgaaaaagagacatgttgtcaaagctttcatcttgcacttatcaggccAATAGTAAAGTGAAtaataatttatactgcatgagaaaagagcgctgattggttggcaagtggcatCTGATCGGTAGAGAAGCTGCCAAATGCACAGTGAACAGTTagctgccaagcttttgtttaaattcaaacaagGCAGGTTGACTGATTGGCCAAGATATTGCCCCAGTTAGTGGATAAATTTAACATGTCATAATGGCATGATTTTAtgttcttaatttaaaaaaatgtaaactgTTATTTTGGCTATTAGAAATGCTTAGTTGCAGAGTTAATAATTTGTTTATatataaaaagagtacccaattcttattttttcaATTGagtaatttagcacagccaattcacctaccctgcacatcttttttgggttgtgggagtgagaccttgcagacacagggggaatgtgctgttgcagtgttaatTACAACTTAAAAAAGAACAGAAAGTTGTTTTTTTTTTGCATTTTTTCGGAACCTGGTCAGCTCATATGGAATAAAGTATGACAAAAATATGGCAACATGTTGTGCAGATTTAGATTGAAAATCCAAGAACGTATATGAAAAATTATTAACCAAAGCACTTAACATTTTTTTGAACAGTCATCACTTTTAATATTTATTACAGAACTGGCCAAGTTACAGACTGCTCATATACACTAATTATTTGTACAATCATCTTTTAAAGACAAACTATAAAAAAGTTCCATTCTATTGTTTAGCCAACATTATTTACATTGATGAAATGAAAGAGTCGACAAATCATCAGATTTCTCAGGCCAGAGCCAGACTCTCTCGCAACAGTCCATATTGTGATGTCTGTGGTCAGGGCTGGAGTGAAAGTTTGTGCCTCTAATACATGTTCCAAAGTCCGGCAATGCTGAGTTACCATTTGTTCCATTATATACTCCCATCTGAGAACTAGGAGCCATAATTAGCTTCATCAAAAGCCTTCCTGGCACGTTTCAATTCTTCATTCATTGTCAACAGGTCCTTTACCCTTGCAAACTTCCGAGGATCTTTACGGATAAGAAAGACAATATCTTCTACTTGAACCCGGCCCTGACGTCCTATTGACATGGCCTTGTGAGTCTACATAAAGGCAGAATTGCAAATGTCACAATTTTATGTACAAAATAAAAAATATCCCAAAGAATATACTTCTATTTCGCATTCATTCAATTGTACAAAAATTAGCAGTGCCAAGATATTAGGACTAATGAAGGTAATAATAATGATACGTTATTCAACATGAAATTTGTCATAAATAAGCAGTAATTTCTGCTCAGATGAAGGATAAATTCCAAATAATCTGTCACTGGAAAGCTTAATACAGTAAAAACAAAAACATAATTTTTAGTTTGTTCAACTGATGCTTTCAAACTTATCATAACTAAATGGCCATCGCCACTTAAAGAAGAATTTTCACTAGTTGACAACCTTCAAACACAAGTTTGAGCCTCCACtcggcaggggtacagggaaacacTAGGATTATGGGTCTAACCGGATAGCTCTTTCAAATAGTCAGCATGAGCACAATGAGCAAAAAATGGTCTCCTGTTGTAAATTCGATATAGTTTAGATCGCCTGAATTTTATGGGCAATTTCCACCAGATCCAGAAGACGATCTATTCAATTATATTGTTTATTGGTATGTCTGCTCGTCCCTAAATAATATATTTCTGGGGGCGAGTTAGCTTAGTTGGCtacacggctggtttgtgatgcagaatgacgccaacagcacagttcaattcccatattgcctgaggttatccatgaaggccctgccatcccaaccttgctccttgcctgaggtgtgatgaccctcaggatAAATctccatcagtcagctctctctcaaaaggggacagGTGCCTATGGCCCTTGGGGGCTATGGTGACTTCCTTTTACAAATAAGTGTTTTCTATGCCACAGCAAATTGCTATGAAATATGAAGTGTCCCAATCACAGATACTACTGGGGACAGAGTAACTTTGGAGTATAGACTTTTCTGCTTTTGTAAACTTCATAGTAACTGAATAATTAATATTTGTAGTGCAATCATTTTCCACTTAAGCAAAACAGATTGTGTAACATTGTTAATAACAAGCACAGGTCCAGAATGAAGATTCTTCTACTCTGCTCCAACAAGGTTCATTACCATTAATCTCAGAATGATATACAGGGTAGTACTCTTATTGTATACCATAAATATTTTCATTTTCTATGCCAACAATACTTTGCTCATGACTTTGCTAAACGAGGCTAATTAGCACGGATTTTGCAATTGTCAGCTTTGCGCTGTGGGGTCCAAATCTGCTTGCACAAAAGCGAAATACTGCAAATACTAGaaatcaaataaaaacagaaaatgctgaaaatactcaacaggtcaggcagcatcatcattgacctgaaacattaattctgtttctcgctccacagatgttccagcagtgtttccagcattttctgtttttatttctgctgGCCACTAAATTGCACACGTTAACTGAAATTCCCAGGAGGCTGAATACTGCATTTTGTGCTTGCATTGCACAGCTTTAATCTTCGCCCCCAACCAACTCCAGAATTTTTGGACATATTCTAGGTAGAaaccagtgcagtattgaaggtatATTCCATCATTGCTGTGACCCTTTGGCTAAGACATCTAACTGATGCCCTGTCTTTCTGTTACAGTGGATAAAACCAATGTTAAAGGTTCCAGAAATCTGGCACACATTCCTCTCCAACCAATACCATCTAAAACAGATAATCAGATCATCCAGTTTGTTGTTATTTGTAAAATACTTTGTATACAAAATGGCTGCTGGGTTCACCGAGCTAACAATGGTGGATGTACTTAAAATGTAATTCATTGTATGTGAAGTACTTTGGAACCTTCGAAAAGTAGGAACGTTCTGAATAAATAAAAGTTATTTTAAGTATTTCAAACAATTGTTTTCAAAGCTTTGCTTGGCTTGAACTGAGCAAAACATGTTGTGTTATGAATTTGTTAATAAATGCTGTCATAACTCTAAGGACCCCAGCCTTTTATTACAATACCCTATTAAATTTATACCCTGCAACTCATCCTCAAAATTAGCCATGAAAACAAAGTTGAGAATCCTGGAATGCTACATACACCAATTTTTACATACAGAAGCGAGTGTTCAACGATGAGTGAAGCAATGCAGAGAATTGAAGCTGCAGAGTTGTTTttttgagataaataatgaaaataTCTTGGACAGATTGCACTACCAAGATCAGGAAGAGACAGTTGGAATTTCTTGGGCAGGTAATAAGAAATCCTGATTTAGAAAGTCTGATGCTAGTGGGAAAGATCGATGGTAAAAGAGATTGAGGTTGACAAAGAACTATTTTTTTTTCAAAAGAGCCTCGCTAACTGGGCGAATGTACTACCAGCGAAGATGATTCATCCCTCCAGAGCAAAATTAATACGGAAGCCCATGATCGCCGACACCCTCTCAGGGTATGGTACTTAAAGCTTGGTACCTAGTTAGCAGAATACAACTATGATAAAACAAAGCTCAGCTCACCATCTCTGTAATAAATTCTATGACAAGATCCTCCAGGATATCCACTGATTCAGTATAAGGATTCTGGTCATCGCCAAAACCATACATCATACATCTTACTGTTTGGAAAGAATACAATAAGAATTAGAATAGCCTGTCTCTTAATTGTAATTCCATGTACTTCAAACAAGGATACCTGACTCCTCCACCCATCTACTGGAACCAACCACTTACTAGAAGAAAGCACGACCCTTAATCTTTGCCTGGTTGTATGACCACCACCAACGAAGAATAAAATTATATTATTCTATTTTTTTAACTCAATTAAAAACAACATTAaatcccatgtgtgtgtgtgggtctcaccccacagcccaaagatgtgcagggtaggtggactggccacactaaattgccccttaatttaaaaataaaataaaaacaagatTAAATTGAAAAGCATGCATTTTTAAGCAAAACTGGGAAACATTACTTTGAGGTACTGTATGGATAAAGGTACAAAACTTTGATAGGAATcatgattttatttttttaaatcttcctTTACAGATAGTTCTCAATGGCTCAAGCTACAAAGAAAATTCGCAAGAAGATTTTCCATAAATGTCATTTAATTATCAAAGTAAAAAGAAAGCATCAGCATAGCATCAGTATTGCAGCACCATCTTGCTAATGAATACAAACTCTGCTTGTTCATGGCCAATTCAAAACTTTGCTCCAAAATCATATACTGTACCATCAAATAGTGAAAACCGAAGGAGTTACATGGAGTCTAAATGTAGTAATTTTAACTTTTAACTGTTTTATGCAGAAAAATGAACTTTTAGATTTGGGTTTTAGACATCTTACTAGATTTGTAATACATTGTTGATTCTTAAATATTTTACCAGCATTATAACTTACATTCCTTAGAAAAcaatctttttcttctgccttgacCACCCTCTGCACCACTTCCACTCTCCTCCACATCTTCATCAAACTACAAGGCAAAATagttttattattttttgttttgatAATCATATATTATACATTATTCACACATCTTCCTCCCAGAATATATTGTTTTATAGTGTATAGTGCTGGGTTTGTGATAGCATGTATCAAAAGATCTCCCAGGTAGAATTAACAATATTGACAACCAAGGTATGCATGTGTACCTATCAGCCAGAAATTAACATTTAGGTTAAGTTCTTCCACGTTTGCAAAAACTGTCCCTCCGCACCAACAACATGCTCCACTGTCTAAGCTtacttttattttccttttttaaaataaatttagagtacccaattcttttttttttccaataaagggcaatttagcgtggcctatccagccTCCCTGCACATCTTATTGGGTAGTGGGGGCAGCactcatgcaggcacggggagaatgatcaagctccacatggacagtgacccagggccacgatcgaaccagtgaggcagcagtgctaaccactgcgccatcggccTGCCGTGTCTAACCCTACCTGACTTGAAGAATTTTAATTAGTCTTGCCTACTGAGTTGCAACACAAAAGGTACAGTGCACCTTTTGGATGAAACTGTGTGGTGATAGGTCAGTATAGGATATTTGTTTTCGGGAAAATGTGGAAATATTAAACAAccaaggcctatagaaaacccaacACAACGTTCAGTGTCCAGGCACAGCCCCATCCCTCTCAGAGCATAGCAACGTAACCGTTAACTATGAGTGATGGCAAAATTGACATGATCAAGACTGAGCCACCTCCCCTATACCCACATTTAATTAAGACCCAGAAATCAAAACAAAACAAACCAGTCAACCTCCTGGCCTGACTGCTCTCAGTGCAAGCAATGATACCAATGACCTGATTGTGTCAATGAATTCTCTCGACAAGCAATAGAGTAGTGAAATAGGAACattggaacaggaataggccattcagtccatcaagcctgctctgccatttaatacgatcatggctgattagacatttcaatgccttttacatccactatccccataaccctttgtgttattgttaatcagaaatctttcGATCATTGCTTTAAACATACACAACTGAGCTTGTATAGCTCTCTGAGGAAGagtattccaaagattcacaaccctctgtgtaaagaaatttctcctcctctcggtcctaagtggcatcccccttatttttaaattatgcctacgggaaacatcttacctgcttcTACCCTGTcgattcctttaagtattttgtaggtttcaatgagatcacctctcattcttcaaagctcCCTAACTTGAAGGTagagcaatgttcctcctgcagaatgtttgaagtgagggacgccgtcagtgtccctgctgatttcatctgtgggaagtgcacccatttccagctcctcagaaaccgcattagggaactggagctggatgaacttcggatcattcaggaggcagaggtggtcatagatagaagcttcagagatgtagttactccgaagaacaaagatagatgggtgacggtgagaggggctgggaagaagcagtcagtacagggatcccatgtggtcgttccccttagtaacaagtagaccgctttggatactgtttggggggggggggggggaagacttaccaggggtaagccatggggtacaggtctctggcacagagtctgtccctgttgctcagaagagaaggggggagaggagtagagcgttagtcattggagactccatagttagggggatagataggagattctttgggaacgagagagactcgtgcttggtgtgttgcctcccaggtgccagggtgcgtgatgtctcgtatcatgttttcgggatccttaagggggaggaggagcagccccaaatcgtggtccacataggtaccaacgacataggtaggaaaagggatagggatgtaaggcaggaattcagggagctagggtggaaacttagatctaggacaaacagagttattatctctgggttgttacccgtgccacgtgatagcgagacgaggaatagggagagtgaggagttgaacacgtggctacagggatggtgcaggagggtttcagatttctggataattggggctcattctggggtcggtgggacctctacaaatgggatggtctacatctggaccagaggggtaccaatatcctgggggggaaatttgctaatgctcttcgggagggtttaaactagttcagcaggggcttgagaacatgaattgtagctccagtatacaggaggttgagagtagtgaggtcatgagtaaggtttcaaagttgcaggagtgtaccggcaggcaggaaggtggtttaaagcatgtcttcttcaatgccaggagcatccggaataaggtgggtgaacttgcggcatgggttgctacctgggacttcgatgttgtggccatttcggagacatggatagagcagggacaggaatagttgttgcaggtgccggggtttagatatttcagtaagctcagggaaggtggtaaaagaagggaggggtagcattgttagtcaaggacagtattagggtggcagaaaggacgtttgatgaggactcgtctactgaggtagtatgggctgaggttagaaacaggaaaggagaggtcatcctgttaagggttttcaataggcctccgaaaagttccagagatgtagaggacaggattgcaaagatgattctggataggagcgaaagcaacagggtagttgttatgggggactggaaacgctatagttcgagtactttagatgggtccgtttttgtccaatgtgtgcaggagggtttcctgacacagtatgtagaaaggccaacgagaggcgaggccatattggatttggtactgggtgatgaaccaggacaggtgttagatttggaggtaggtgggcattttggtgatagtgaccacaattcgattacgtttactttagtgatggaaagggataggtatataccgcaaggcaagagttatatctgggggaaaggcaattatgatgcgatgaggcaagactgaggat contains:
- the taf13 gene encoding transcription initiation factor TFIID subunit 13, which produces MDRDPSSRKMADEDDEQAFDEDVEESGSGAEGGQGRRKRLFSKELRCMMYGFGDDQNPYTESVDILEDLVIEFITEMTHKAMSIGRQGRVQVEDIVFLIRKDPRKFARVKDLLTMNEELKRARKAFDEANYGS